A single genomic interval of Halomonas sp. GT harbors:
- the hmgA gene encoding homogentisate 1,2-dioxygenase, with the protein MTEQLKYQNGFHNHFSSEALPGALPIGQNSPQKCAYGLYAEQLTGSAFTAPRHQNFRSWLYRIRPSVVQSAYQPLENNNVHTAPLEKPAADPNQMRWDPVAIPDAPTDFIDGLFTIAVNGDAATQAGVGVHVYTFNEDMTERFFYNADGELLFVPQMGAIRLRTEFGELEIDNGEIAVIPRGVKFQVRKAQGVDAARGYICENYGSPLELPGLGPIGANGLANPRDFQSPVAAYEDLEGDYRLVAKFSGRFWETKLNHSPLDVVAWHGNCAPYKYNLANFNTINTVSFDHPDPSIFTVLTSPSDTPGMANLDFVIFPPRWMVAENTFRPPWFHRNLMSEFMGLIHGEYDAKAEGFTPGGASLHNSMSPHGPDAETFEKASNAELKPQFLGDTLAFMFESRYFFHPTPAALDADFRQRDYVDVWSTLRSHFNPNQP; encoded by the coding sequence ATGACTGAACAATTGAAATATCAAAATGGCTTTCATAACCACTTTTCAAGCGAAGCGCTGCCGGGTGCACTGCCGATTGGGCAAAACTCACCGCAAAAGTGCGCTTACGGTTTATACGCAGAACAACTCACTGGTTCCGCTTTCACTGCGCCCCGGCATCAAAACTTTCGTAGCTGGCTTTACCGCATTCGCCCTTCAGTTGTTCAGAGCGCGTATCAGCCACTGGAAAATAACAACGTACACACAGCCCCGTTAGAGAAGCCTGCGGCGGACCCCAACCAAATGCGCTGGGACCCGGTTGCGATACCGGATGCACCGACTGACTTTATCGATGGCCTGTTTACCATTGCGGTAAACGGAGATGCGGCCACCCAGGCTGGTGTGGGCGTGCATGTTTATACGTTCAATGAAGACATGACCGAACGTTTTTTCTACAACGCGGATGGCGAACTGCTCTTCGTTCCGCAAATGGGCGCTATTCGTTTACGCACCGAGTTTGGTGAACTCGAGATCGATAACGGTGAGATTGCCGTTATTCCTCGCGGTGTGAAATTTCAAGTGCGTAAAGCGCAGGGTGTTGACGCTGCACGGGGGTATATTTGCGAGAACTACGGCAGTCCTTTAGAGCTACCCGGCCTCGGCCCCATCGGGGCCAACGGCTTAGCCAACCCGCGTGACTTCCAAAGCCCCGTGGCAGCCTATGAAGACCTGGAAGGTGATTACCGTTTAGTCGCTAAGTTCTCTGGCCGTTTCTGGGAAACTAAACTAAACCATTCGCCGTTAGATGTGGTGGCGTGGCACGGCAACTGCGCGCCGTATAAATATAATCTCGCTAATTTTAACACCATCAATACGGTGAGCTTCGATCATCCAGATCCGTCAATCTTCACCGTATTAACGTCCCCCTCCGATACGCCGGGAATGGCCAATCTTGATTTTGTGATCTTCCCGCCGCGCTGGATGGTTGCCGAGAACACCTTCAGGCCGCCATGGTTCCATCGCAACCTGATGAGCGAGTTTATGGGGCTTATTCATGGCGAATACGATGCGAAAGCGGAAGGCTTCACTCCAGGTGGTGCCAGCCTGCACAATTCAATGTCACCACACGGCCCGGATGCTGAGACATTTGAGAAAGCTTCCAACGCTGAGCTGAAGCCACAGTTCCTGGGGGATACCCTGGCCTTCATGTTTGAAAGCCGCTACTTCTTCCACCCAACCCCTGCGGCTCTGGATGCTGACTTCCGCCAACGTGACTATGTGGATGTTTGGTCAACGCTGCGTTCGCACTTCAACCCAAACCAGCCCTGA
- a CDS encoding MBL fold metallo-hydrolase, giving the protein MSKKFASHADTEEKQISFTKLAEGLYAYTAEGDPNTGIVIGDDSVMVIDTQATPIMAQDVIRRIREVTDLPIKHVVMTHYHAVRVLGASAYDAENIYASQNTYDLIVERGQQDYESEVGRFPRLFKGVDSVPGLTWPTIVFQEKLTVFMGEREVQIIHLGRGHTKGDTVVWLPKEKIMFSGDLVEYGATPYTGDAYHEDWPTTLDRLQAMQPQKLVPGRGDALQTAEQCQEAIQGTRDFLNDMYGSVKAGKAAGKSLSECYAETYAVLKPKYGHWVIFDHCVPFDITRCYDEAGGEYPDPRIWTAERDTAMWHSLQDAVENQ; this is encoded by the coding sequence ATGAGTAAGAAATTCGCGTCCCATGCCGATACCGAAGAGAAACAGATCAGTTTCACCAAGCTGGCAGAGGGGCTCTATGCTTACACGGCCGAAGGTGACCCCAACACGGGCATCGTGATTGGCGATGACAGCGTGATGGTCATCGACACCCAGGCAACCCCCATCATGGCCCAGGACGTTATCCGCCGAATCCGCGAGGTGACTGACCTACCGATTAAGCATGTGGTAATGACCCATTACCATGCCGTGCGTGTTCTCGGCGCTTCTGCATACGATGCCGAAAATATCTATGCTAGCCAGAACACCTATGACCTGATTGTCGAGCGCGGCCAGCAGGATTATGAATCCGAGGTTGGCCGGTTCCCCCGCCTGTTTAAGGGAGTGGACTCCGTACCTGGTTTGACCTGGCCAACCATTGTCTTCCAGGAAAAGCTGACGGTGTTTATGGGTGAGCGTGAGGTACAAATCATCCACTTAGGCCGCGGACACACCAAGGGCGACACCGTTGTCTGGTTACCGAAAGAAAAAATCATGTTTTCCGGTGACCTCGTTGAGTATGGCGCTACCCCATACACCGGCGATGCTTACCATGAGGACTGGCCTACAACACTTGATCGCCTGCAGGCCATGCAGCCTCAAAAGCTGGTACCCGGACGTGGCGATGCGCTGCAAACTGCCGAGCAGTGCCAGGAAGCCATTCAAGGCACCCGCGACTTCTTGAATGATATGTATGGAAGCGTCAAAGCAGGCAAGGCGGCGGGTAAATCGCTCTCCGAGTGCTACGCCGAGACCTACGCGGTTCTTAAGCCGAAGTATGGCCACTGGGTTATTTTTGATCACTGTGTACCTTTCGATATCACTCGCTGCTACGACGAGGCAGGAGGCGAATACCCTGATCCACGTATCTGGACGGCAGAGCGCGATACCGCTATGTGGCACTCCCTGCAGGACGCCGTCGAAAATCAGTAA
- a CDS encoding TRAP transporter substrate-binding protein — protein MNKTTNLMIGAIAAATLSTTALAQTTITVSTWAGPNHGINTIVWPTWKAWIEEATEGRVTVDVIHDMGPPASQMEMVADGIADATWVFHGYNTGRFQLTKLPEFPTFQEFSSENASSAYWHTHQEYLEAAGEHRGVDVVAAGVHGPGWIFSSEQYETLEDLKGKRIRVGGGVMGDLSNALELTGVALPPTGVYEAGSQGVIDGAMLVPEGLRSFRVAEIFPYTLKVDGGFYRGSFTIVVNPMIWDEMSPEDREAVESVSGERLSRLFGYMMDVSDVRGVDFAEELGHTFTELGDEDLNTLKSMSDSMIAEWAESVSENRNVDAMAAIEFYREQLNAAAEEESVSSLVPDELVPDDAK, from the coding sequence GTGAATAAAACAACAAACCTGATGATTGGCGCTATCGCCGCTGCAACGCTGAGCACCACCGCCTTGGCGCAAACGACAATCACCGTGAGTACCTGGGCGGGCCCTAATCACGGCATTAACACCATCGTCTGGCCAACCTGGAAAGCGTGGATTGAAGAAGCGACAGAAGGCCGCGTTACAGTAGACGTGATACATGATATGGGGCCCCCAGCGTCACAAATGGAGATGGTCGCTGATGGTATCGCTGATGCTACCTGGGTTTTCCACGGCTATAACACTGGCCGCTTTCAGTTAACCAAGCTGCCGGAGTTTCCCACCTTTCAAGAGTTTTCATCTGAAAATGCCTCCAGTGCCTATTGGCATACGCATCAAGAGTACCTGGAAGCCGCTGGTGAACACCGTGGTGTAGATGTTGTTGCTGCCGGTGTCCACGGTCCCGGCTGGATCTTCAGCAGCGAACAGTATGAAACCTTAGAAGACCTTAAAGGTAAGCGCATTCGCGTTGGCGGTGGCGTGATGGGGGATCTCTCCAACGCCCTAGAGTTAACCGGTGTCGCCTTGCCGCCCACAGGTGTTTATGAAGCGGGCTCTCAGGGCGTCATCGACGGGGCCATGCTTGTTCCTGAAGGGCTGCGTAGCTTCCGTGTCGCAGAGATTTTCCCCTACACCCTCAAAGTAGATGGTGGCTTCTATCGCGGTAGTTTCACCATCGTTGTTAATCCCATGATCTGGGATGAAATGTCGCCAGAAGATCGTGAAGCCGTTGAATCCGTCTCAGGTGAGCGCTTATCGCGTCTGTTCGGCTACATGATGGATGTGTCGGATGTCCGTGGCGTCGACTTTGCTGAAGAGCTTGGCCATACCTTTACTGAACTCGGTGACGAAGATCTCAATACACTGAAAAGCATGAGTGACAGCATGATCGCTGAGTGGGCGGAGTCTGTTTCAGAAAACCGCAATGTGGATGCGATGGCCGCCATCGAGTTCTATCGCGAACAGCTTAAC
- the maiA gene encoding maleylacetoacetate isomerase — MTTLYGYFRSSAAYRVRIALNLKGLDYDQVPVNLVKGEQRGGEHLARNPQGMVPSLVLDDSSVVNQSLAICEYLDEVHPEPALLPVDALARARVRALAQSVACEIHPLNNLRVLKYLVRELGVDEAAKLAWYRHWITEGFAALEATLSTDPSSGDFCHGDTPTLADICLIPQVYNAERFECDLSAYPTIQRIAANCRSLPAFEKAAPEVQPDAS, encoded by the coding sequence ATGACGACGCTCTACGGCTATTTCCGCTCGTCGGCTGCTTACCGGGTGCGGATCGCCTTAAACCTGAAAGGCTTGGACTACGATCAGGTTCCGGTCAATCTGGTGAAAGGCGAGCAGCGTGGTGGCGAGCATCTGGCGCGGAACCCTCAGGGGATGGTGCCTAGCCTGGTACTGGACGATAGCTCAGTAGTTAACCAGTCGCTGGCGATCTGCGAGTATCTCGATGAGGTACACCCCGAGCCCGCGCTGCTACCGGTTGATGCGTTAGCGCGCGCAAGAGTTCGTGCGCTTGCGCAGTCGGTGGCTTGCGAGATTCACCCACTCAATAACCTGCGGGTACTCAAGTATCTCGTCAGGGAGCTGGGGGTGGATGAGGCGGCGAAGTTGGCGTGGTATCGCCATTGGATTACCGAGGGCTTCGCAGCCCTGGAAGCGACGCTCTCTACTGACCCCAGCAGCGGCGACTTTTGCCATGGCGACACCCCAACGCTTGCGGATATCTGTCTGATTCCCCAGGTGTATAACGCAGAACGCTTCGAGTGCGATTTGTCAGCCTACCCGACGATCCAACGCATCGCTGCCAATTGTCGTTCGCTGCCAGCCTTCGAAAAAGCGGCACCCGAGGTGCAGCCTGACGCCAGCTAA
- a CDS encoding FAD-dependent oxidoreductase: protein MPTTYKNPVYPYRRPSELDVQDVRHCPVVIVGAGPSGLAAAIDLAKQGIHSIVLDDNNTVSVGSRALCFAKRSLEIIDRLGCVEPMLEKGVTWQHGRVFFQDREVYDFNLLPEDGHRIPAFINLQQYYFEEFLVNRAHNFAEQIDLRWKHKVIEVDAQPDSTALTVSTQDGDYSLTCDYLLVSDGANSRIRDMLGLECKGQVFQDRFLIADVVMKADFPTERWFWFDPPFHPNQSVLLHKEPDNVWRIDFQLGWDADPEEEKKEENIRPRVQAMLGQDVEFELEWASVYTFRCRKMDNFIHHSVIFMGDAAHQVSPFGARGANGALQGVENLAWKLARVLKAQAPKTLLSTYNTERQHGAAENLLNSTRATDFITPKSHISQVFRDVTLELAEKHAFARSLVNSGRLSMPCRYDSSPLNTPDVDGGPSEVRPGSPTKDAPIRLGEQNAWLLNQFGDGFTLLLDGRVEDEHAATLFKDLGVLLDRCFDINLVIVGPTPHALSTLPRTTVINDTQGLVTQRYGLKAGAGYLIRPDQHVAARWHAITAHQVEDALDRALGVYLAGTADTTFQESCHAKA, encoded by the coding sequence ATGCCAACAACCTATAAAAATCCTGTCTATCCTTACCGACGCCCGTCTGAACTCGATGTTCAAGACGTTCGCCATTGTCCAGTGGTGATTGTCGGAGCTGGTCCTAGCGGCCTCGCCGCCGCCATCGATCTGGCTAAGCAGGGCATTCACTCAATTGTCCTGGACGATAACAACACCGTAAGCGTGGGGTCGCGAGCGCTGTGTTTTGCCAAGCGATCACTGGAAATTATTGACCGTTTAGGGTGCGTCGAGCCGATGCTTGAAAAAGGCGTCACTTGGCAACATGGCCGCGTTTTCTTTCAGGACCGCGAGGTCTATGACTTCAACCTGCTGCCAGAAGATGGCCACCGCATTCCCGCCTTTATCAACTTGCAGCAGTATTACTTTGAAGAGTTTCTGGTCAACCGCGCCCACAACTTTGCTGAGCAAATTGATCTGCGCTGGAAACATAAGGTCATTGAGGTCGATGCTCAGCCTGACAGCACCGCTCTCACAGTCTCTACTCAGGATGGTGATTACTCGCTGACCTGTGACTACCTGCTTGTCTCGGATGGCGCCAACAGTCGCATCCGCGACATGCTAGGCCTTGAGTGCAAAGGCCAGGTATTTCAAGACCGCTTCCTGATTGCGGATGTGGTGATGAAGGCTGACTTCCCGACAGAGCGCTGGTTCTGGTTTGATCCGCCCTTCCATCCCAACCAATCGGTGCTGCTGCACAAAGAACCAGACAATGTTTGGCGTATCGACTTCCAGCTAGGCTGGGATGCTGACCCGGAAGAAGAAAAGAAAGAAGAGAACATTCGCCCGCGCGTGCAGGCAATGCTTGGCCAGGATGTGGAGTTTGAGCTTGAGTGGGCCAGTGTCTATACCTTCCGCTGCCGGAAGATGGATAACTTTATTCATCACAGCGTGATATTTATGGGCGACGCCGCTCATCAGGTATCACCCTTTGGTGCCAGAGGTGCCAACGGCGCCCTGCAGGGCGTGGAAAACTTAGCCTGGAAACTGGCTCGCGTTCTCAAAGCCCAGGCGCCAAAAACACTGCTGTCCACGTATAACACCGAGCGCCAGCACGGCGCGGCAGAAAACCTGCTTAACTCTACCCGTGCCACTGACTTTATTACCCCGAAGAGCCATATCAGCCAAGTATTCCGCGATGTGACGCTAGAGCTGGCTGAGAAACATGCCTTCGCACGTAGCCTAGTCAACAGTGGCCGCCTTTCCATGCCGTGTCGCTATGACAGCTCACCGCTGAATACCCCCGATGTTGATGGTGGCCCAAGCGAGGTGCGCCCTGGCAGCCCAACCAAAGACGCGCCTATTCGATTGGGCGAACAGAACGCCTGGCTACTCAACCAGTTTGGCGATGGCTTTACGTTGCTGCTTGACGGCCGCGTTGAGGATGAACATGCCGCCACATTATTCAAAGACCTGGGTGTCCTGCTAGACCGCTGCTTTGATATAAACCTAGTGATCGTTGGCCCCACGCCACATGCGCTTAGCACGCTACCGCGTACTACCGTTATAAACGATACCCAAGGATTAGTGACGCAACGCTACGGCCTGAAAGCAGGTGCCGGATACCTTATCCGTCCTGACCAGCACGTTGCTGCTCGCTGGCACGCTATCACTGCCCACCAGGTTGAAGACGCATTAGACCGCGCGCTAGGCGTTTATCTTGCGGGTACCGCTGACACTACCTTTCAGGAAAGCTGCCATGCCAAAGCTTGA
- a CDS encoding fumarylacetoacetate hydrolase family protein — translation MKLATLNKGRDGELIIVSRDLSRAVSAVDIAPTLQAALESWEAVSSQLEERYAQLNGGDADGAFELDQRALHSPLPRAYQWADGSAYLNHVQLVRQARNAEMPETFWTDPLMYQGGSDCFLAPTEDIEAVSEEHGIDFEGEIAVITDDVPMAVTPEEAAKHIKLVMLVNDVSLRGLIPGELAKGFGFFQAKPASSFSPIAVTPDELGDAWQDGKVHLPLTVHLNDEKFGEPEAGPDMIFSFPQLVAHAAKTRYLGAGAVIGSGTVSNPDPDGGPGKPVADGGVGYSCLAEVRMVEQILYGQVKTPFMRFGDRVRIEMFDRDGNNLFGTIDQQVVKYQPK, via the coding sequence ATGAAACTTGCAACACTTAACAAAGGCCGCGACGGCGAACTTATCATCGTCTCCCGTGACCTCTCCCGCGCGGTGAGCGCTGTTGATATTGCTCCCACGCTTCAGGCGGCCCTTGAAAGTTGGGAAGCCGTTAGCTCGCAGCTCGAAGAACGCTATGCACAACTGAACGGTGGCGATGCCGACGGTGCTTTTGAGCTTGACCAGCGTGCCCTGCACTCTCCTTTACCACGTGCCTATCAGTGGGCCGACGGCTCCGCCTATCTGAACCATGTCCAGCTGGTGCGTCAGGCACGCAATGCCGAGATGCCCGAAACCTTCTGGACCGATCCGCTTATGTACCAGGGCGGTAGCGACTGCTTCCTGGCCCCCACCGAAGATATTGAGGCGGTGAGTGAAGAGCATGGTATCGACTTTGAAGGTGAGATTGCGGTCATTACGGATGACGTGCCGATGGCAGTCACTCCCGAGGAAGCCGCTAAACACATTAAGTTAGTGATGCTGGTCAATGATGTCAGCCTGCGTGGCCTCATTCCGGGTGAACTCGCGAAGGGCTTCGGCTTTTTCCAAGCTAAGCCCGCCTCTTCTTTTTCGCCCATCGCGGTGACCCCAGATGAGCTGGGCGATGCTTGGCAGGATGGCAAAGTACACCTGCCGCTGACCGTGCACCTGAATGACGAGAAGTTTGGCGAGCCAGAAGCCGGGCCGGATATGATTTTCAGCTTCCCTCAGCTGGTTGCCCATGCCGCCAAGACTCGTTATCTCGGCGCGGGCGCTGTGATTGGCTCGGGCACGGTTTCCAACCCAGACCCTGACGGCGGCCCTGGAAAGCCGGTGGCTGATGGTGGCGTAGGCTATAGCTGCTTGGCCGAAGTGCGTATGGTCGAGCAGATACTGTACGGCCAGGTGAAAACTCCCTTTATGCGCTTTGGCGACCGGGTACGCATCGAGATGTTTGACCGCGATGGCAACAACCTATTTGGTACCATCGATCAGCAAGTCGTAAAGTACCAGCCCAAATAA
- a CDS encoding MarR family winged helix-turn-helix transcriptional regulator, whose translation MDRYVAGAHIPSYGADFYHHYPLTSGGSRRNTMTMDKAESDTALESSSRAELDLNQFLPYQLNRLADRISQALEKLYAESYDLNIAQWRVLAWLSHCDDLTAKKVCAYTNMDKARVSRAIQSLEERGLISRTPSQQDQRLHDLHLTDAGQALLNKLVPEAQAWEADLVSTLSVGEYRDLLNTMRKLERQLERIG comes from the coding sequence ATGGATAGGTACGTTGCTGGTGCCCATATTCCCAGCTATGGTGCTGATTTTTATCATCACTACCCCCTGACAAGCGGTGGCTCTAGGAGAAACACAATGACGATGGATAAAGCAGAAAGCGATACGGCTCTGGAGTCTTCATCCAGGGCAGAGCTGGATCTCAACCAGTTTTTACCCTATCAGCTTAACCGTTTAGCTGACCGCATCAGTCAGGCGTTAGAGAAGCTATATGCCGAGTCTTATGATCTCAACATCGCCCAGTGGCGCGTGCTTGCGTGGTTAAGCCACTGTGATGATTTAACCGCGAAGAAGGTCTGTGCCTACACCAATATGGATAAGGCTCGCGTATCTCGCGCTATTCAGTCGCTGGAAGAACGTGGGCTGATAAGCCGCACGCCATCCCAGCAAGATCAGCGACTTCATGATTTACATCTGACAGATGCAGGGCAAGCGCTACTTAATAAACTAGTGCCCGAAGCTCAGGCGTGGGAAGCCGATCTGGTGTCTACCCTAAGCGTTGGCGAATATCGTGACTTGCTCAATACCATGCGCAAGCTTGAGCGTCAGTTGGAGAGAATTGGTTAA
- a CDS encoding DUF2783 domain-containing protein, protein MPKLELNPNFTDPDAFYAALTALHRDRSEAESERINARLILLLANHIGDQTVLEEAIYLAVGDGD, encoded by the coding sequence ATGCCAAAGCTTGAATTAAATCCCAACTTCACTGACCCGGATGCTTTTTACGCGGCACTCACCGCGCTACATCGCGACCGCAGCGAAGCCGAAAGCGAACGCATCAATGCCCGCCTGATTCTGCTACTGGCTAACCACATCGGCGATCAAACCGTGCTCGAAGAAGCAATTTACCTTGCGGTTGGTGATGGCGATTAA